Proteins from a genomic interval of Hemicordylus capensis ecotype Gifberg chromosome 14, rHemCap1.1.pri, whole genome shotgun sequence:
- the LOC128337139 gene encoding uncharacterized protein LOC128337139 has product MASSNNQHQCKQVPTLPPTLMEHQCKQTVTLPPVVPCPVPTPCPGDKKPPCKEPPVVVIPTPCPEPTPCPQKPPCKESPVVVIPTPCPEPTPCPQVKQPPCKEPPVVVIPTPCPEPTPCPQKPPCKEPPVVVIPTPCPEPTPCPQVKQPPCKEPPVVVIPTPCPEPTPCPQKPPCKEPPVVVIPTPCPEPTPCPQVKQPCKKPPAVVIPAPCPEPCPCPQPKSPCKEPPEVVVPTPCSPCKEPTPCPQVKQPPCKQPPVEIVPAPCPEPCPCPQPKSPCKEPPVVVIPTPGSPVKQPPCKETTPVPCSPPSTKCPPPTDQQQKKQPCQWPPQQK; this is encoded by the coding sequence ATGGCTTCATCCAACAACCAGCACCAGTGCAAGCAAGTGCCCACCTTGCCACCCACCCTGATGGAGCATCAGTGCAAGCAGACTGTCACTCTCCCTCCGGTGGTACCATGCCCAGTGCCAACACCATGCCCTGGAGACAAGAAGCCTCCGTGCAAGGAGCCACCAGTGGTGGTCATCCCGACGCCATGCCCAGAGCCAACACCATGTCCTCAGAAGCCTCCCTGCAAGGAGTCGCCTGTAGTGGTCATCCCAACTCCATGCCCAGAGCCAACTCCATGTCCTCAAGTGAAGCAGCCTCCTTGCAAGGAGCCACCAGTGGTGGTCATCCCGACGCCATGCCCAGAGCCAACTCCATGTCCTCAGAAGCCTCCCTGCAAGGAGCCACCTGTAGTGGTCATCCCAACTCCATGCCCAGAGCCAACTCCATGTCCTCAAGTGAAGCAGCCTCCTTGCAAGGAGCCACCAGTGGTGGTCATCCCGACGCCATGCCCAGAGCCAACACCATGTCCTCAGAAGCCTCCATGCAAGGAACCACCTGTAGTGGTCATCCCGACTCCATGCCCAGAGCCAACTCCATGTCCTCAAGTGAAGCAGCCGTGCAAAAAGCCACCAGCAGTGGTCATCCCAGCACCATGCCCAGAGCCGTGTCCCTGTCCCCAACCGAAATCTCCATGCAAGGAGCCACCAGAAGTGGTTGTCCCAACTCCATGCTCTCCATGCAAGGAGCCAACCCCGTGTCCTCAAGTGAAGCAGCCTCCATGCAAGCAGCCGCCAGTAGAGATTGTTCCAGCACCGTGTCCAGAGCCGTGTCCCTGTCCCCAGCCGAAGTCTCCATGCAAGGAGCCACCAGTAGTGGTCATCCCAACCCCAGGCTCTCCAGTGAAGCAACCTCCATGCAAGGAGACAACTCCAGTCCCCTGTTCTCCACCTTCCACCAAATGCCCACCCCCCACCGATCAGCAGCAGAAGAAGCAACCGTGCCAGTGGCCACCACAACAGAAGTAA